A stretch of Dysidea avara chromosome 5, odDysAvar1.4, whole genome shotgun sequence DNA encodes these proteins:
- the LOC136256491 gene encoding protein NLRC5-like — MINAQILQCIDGDTWPPDQLNCFAPLVLLHHQHQRTQQQVSEMAKLVQTGDIESVVEGQHTYKTHMLSTSTVTKEIAEILTPLEKSISKKLILIEGAPGIGKSVLLKHIAFKWAHKLILERFKIVLLICLRDPSVHKIMSVSNLIQLFLKGDAKAKEISTACSDYLFSNGGKDVAFLLDGYDEFPDELQTDSLIADILNCKVLPLCSLIVSSRPHASVSLRIRAALQVDILGFTELERVQFIKQALKDQPHKIEELTWYLKHHVMISTLCSIPFNMVIMVFLMKNEFPLPKSSTELYSYFVCFTVCRSLYKIGYPLRNDIKDLSTLPEPCNKIIKQLGKLSIEALNNNELVFTFDKIKLTCPDIISTPGAINGYGLLQVVEHFGLFGKTMTFNFLHFTIQEYLAAHYIITYLPAHRELQLLQENFWSDLYANMFAIYVTMTKGQQPAFKQFLCGGDNTIAIAKEFLCDQLKCIHLYYCFYDGEDKRMYKSIEEAAVFDKMEINLNAIKLSPCDLEYLSLFLATTSHKHWVKLDLGNCYIRDCGLFIIHKVLRTAGVTIKTLNLDYNGLTQSSASFITDIVLSCKVEVLLIKGNHTIGESEELYTMLSHSSTVLNNLSIEDTLLSSSAATKLFSTMINANRLQFLNVSFNKITDDVADTIASLLNRCTSLDSLDMFGNPISGEAIQRILQSLQTNDTLTWLSVPSCSRAIEKNIVTIQEQVNKMRKKQGIKQELLIDSS; from the coding sequence ATGATTAATGCACAAATACTACAATGCATTGATGGAGATACATGGCCACCTGATCAGTTGAACTGTTTTGCACCACTTGTACTCCTTCATCATCAACATCAACGTACCCAACAGCAAGTCTCTGAAATGGCTAAATTGGTCCAAACAGGTGACATTGAATCAGTGGTTGAAGGTCAGCACACCTACAAGACACATATGTTGAGTACCAGTACTGTAACAAAAGAAATTGCTGAAATCCTAACTCCATTAGAAAAGAGTATCAGCAAAAAATTAATTCTAATAGAAGGGGCACCTGGCATAGGCAAATCAGTTTTGTTGAAACACATTGCATTTAAATGGGCACACAAACTGATACTGGAAAGGTTCAAAATAGTGTTGTTAATTTGCCTCCGTGACCCCAGTGTTCATAAGATAATGTCAGTTAGTAATCTTATCCAACTATTCCTCAAGGGAGATGCAAAAGCTAAAGAAATTTCTACAGCATGCAGTGATTATTTATTTTCAAATGGTGGCAAAGATGTAGCTTTTCTTTTGGATGGTTATGATGAATTCCCAGATGAGCTTCAAACTGACAGTTTAATTGCAGATATTTTAAACTGTAAAGTATTGCCTCTTTGTAGCTTAATAGTATCATCCCGTCCGCATGCTTCTGTGAGTCTTCGCATACGAGCTGCTCTTCAGGTAGATATTTTGGGCTTTACTGAATTAGAGAGAGTGCAATTTATTAAACAGGCTCTAAAGGACCAGCCACATAAAATCGAAGAGCTTACTTGGTATCTGAAGCATCATGTAATGATTAGCACTTTATGTTCCATTCCCTTTAACATGGTGATTATGGTATTCTTAATGAAGAACGAATTTCCACTACCAAAGTCATCTACAGAGTTGTAcagttattttgtttgttttactgtCTGTCGAAGTCTTTACAAAATTGGTTACCCACTTCGTAATGATATCAAAGATCTTTCCACTCTGCCTGAACCCTGCAACAAAATAATTAAGCAACTTGGTAAGTTGTCAATTGAGGCACTTAATAACAATGAACTAGTTTTTACCTTTGACAAAATTAAATTGACATGTCCTGACATAATATCTACTCCAGGAGCAATAAATGGTTATGGTCTACTGCAAGTTGTTGAACATTTTGGCCTCTTTGGGAAAACAATGACGTTTAATTTCCTTCATTTTACCATTCAAGAATATCTTGCAGCTCACTATATCATCACTTACCTTCCAGCACACAGAGAGCTTCAACTGCTTCAAGAGAACTTCTGGAGTGATCTTTATGCTAACATGTTTGCTATTTATGTTACAATGACCAAAGGACAACAACCTGCGTTTAAACAATTTTTGTGTGGTGGAGACAACACAATTGCCATCGCCAAGGAGTTTCTTTGTGACCAGTTAAAATGTATACATCTTTACTATTGTTTTTATGATGGTGAGGATAAGAGAATGTACAAGTCTATTGAAGAGGCAGCAGTCTTTGATAAGATGGAAATTAACTTGAATGCCATTAAGCTATCACCTTGTGATCTTGAGTACTTGTCACTCTTCCTTGCAACGACTTCCCACAAACATTGGGTTAAACTTGATTTAGGAAATTGTTACATACGAGACTGTGGTCTCTTTATTATCCACAAAGTGCTCAGAACTGCTGGCGTCACCATCAAAACCCTTAACTTGGACTACAATGGCCTCACTCAATCATCAGCTTCCTTTATTACTGACATTGTCCTcagttgcaaagtggaagtgcTGCTGATTAAGGGTAACCACACAATTGGTGAGAGTGAAGAGTTGTACACCATGCTGTCACATTCTTCCACTGTACTTAACAACCTTAGTATAGAAGACACCTTGTTATCTTCTAGTGCAGCCACAAAACTATTCAGCACAATGATAAATGCTAACAGGTTGCAATTCCTCAATGTTAGCTTTAATAAGATTACTGATGATGTGGCAGATACCATAGCTTCATTGCTCAATCGTTGTACCTCACTGGACTCACTTGACATGTTCGGTAACCCTATAAGCGGAGAAGCCATACAACGCATACTCCAATCCCTCCAGACCAATGACACACTGACATGGCTAAGTGTTCCTAGTTGTTCTCGAGCAATTGAAAAAAATATTGTGACCATACAGGAACAAGTTAATAAGATGAGGAAAAAGCAAGGAATTAAACAAGAGCTGCTTATTGATTCTAGCTAA